From Coffea arabica cultivar ET-39 chromosome 10e, Coffea Arabica ET-39 HiFi, whole genome shotgun sequence, one genomic window encodes:
- the LOC113711086 gene encoding uncharacterized protein has product MDGQKSQAKLTRTNSSLLRSSPTIRSSIHSLSSVSEITPDHDEEAAGYHYQDLEEQKPHSKPGSTTSSSRVVSGSARLAPVLVLCLISMYTLFVFFNRDEIASSENLLLALIFVAVLLFFAQRNKGLIHQSISVLKHLFDEYGKKIGWSSKNQSKSVQWFIGEQPDMGTKEVQKEKNLKKCIKEGVEFYSNGDFYEGEFHKGRCNGSGVYNYFGNGRYEGDWVDGRYDGYGIESWARGSRYRGQYRNGLRHGYGVYRFYTGDSYSGEWFNGQSHGVGMQTCSDGSCYIGEFKAGVKHGLGVYHFRNGDRYAGEYFGDKIHGFGVYHFANGHCYEGSWHEGRKQGFGMYTFRNGDTKCGEWDLGNLKNPSPPLNEAVLRAVQAARRTAEKAIHFRGVDEQVNKAVMAANRAATAARVAAVKAVQNRIDGKFCDTNI; this is encoded by the exons ATGGACGGTCAGAAGAGCCAGGCGAAGCTTACGAGGACTAACTCCTCACTTCTCCGGTCATCTCCGACCATCCGATCATCCATCCACAGCTTATCTTCCGTGAGCGAGATCACACCTGATCATGACGAGGAAGCAGCAGGGTACCATTACCAAGACCTAGAAGAACAGAAACCTCACTCCAAACCCGGTTCAACCACCAGTTCGTCCAGGGTGGTTTCCGGTTCAGCCCGGTTGGCTCCAGTTCTTGTTCTCTGCTTGATTTCTATGTACACCCTTTTCGTTTTCTTTAACAGGGATGAAATCGCCTCGTCGGAAAACCTTCTTTTGGCTCTGATTTTCGTCGCGGTTTTGCTGTTTTTCGCACAACGGAATAAGGGTTTAATCCACCAGAGTATAAGTGTTCTGAAGCACTTGTTTGATGAGTATGGGAAGAAAATCGGATGGTCGTCGAAGAACCAGTCAAAATCGGTTCAATGGTTCATCGGTGAGCAGCCGGACATGGGCACCAAGGAGGtccagaaagagaaaaatttgaagaaatgtATAAAAGAAGGTGTGGAGTTTTACAGCAATGGGGATTTTTATGAAGGGGAGTTTCATAAGGGTAGGTGTAATGGGAGTGGAGTGTATAACTACTTTGGGAATGGGAGGTATGAGGGGGACTGGGTTGATGGGAGGTATGATGGGTATGGGATAGAAAGCTGGGCTAGAGGGAGTAGGTATAGAGGGCAGTATAGGAATGGCCTAAGGCATGGGTATGGAGTTTATAGATTTTATACAGGAGATTCTTATTCTGGGGAATGGTTTAATGGGCAGAGTCATGGTGTTGGAATGCAGACTTGCTCTGATGGGAGCTGTTACATTGGTGAATTCAAAGCTGGTGTCAAACATGGCCTTGGTGTTTACCATTTCCG GAATGGAGATAGATACGCTGGTGAGTACTTTGGAGATAAAATTCATGGTTTTGGTGTTTATCACTTTGCCAACGGCCATTGTTATGAGGGATCATGGCATGAAGGCCGAAAGCAAGGCTTTGGAATGTATACGTTTCGAAATGGTGACACAAAATGTGGGGAATGGGATCTTGGCAATCTTAAAAATCCCTCACCTCCATTAAACGAGGCAGTCCTTCGAGCAGTGCAG GCTGCTAGAAGAACTGCAGAAAAAGCGATTCATTTTCGCGGAGTCGATGAACAAGTAAACAAGGCAGTCATGGCTGCAAATAGAGCTGCCACTGCAGCAAGAGTGGCTGCTGTTAAAGCAGTTCAGAATCGGATAGATGGAAAATTTTGCGATACTAATATCTAA